From a region of the Seleniivibrio woodruffii genome:
- a CDS encoding substrate-binding domain-containing protein, which translates to MLFFCLAGCSPTEHPFAEQNGKKYILVYSSPVLSEPVAEIASVYEKSGDCAVDILTGGSAHQFRAIEISKKGDLFFTSVGEYADGLKEKGMASEPYTLGRNRLVYYVAYGNPMGIDGNLSWLENDSIRLVIGSYLTSGAGEQTHRTLQKAGILERVSESIDFLAPDSKSLLKSVADNEADLAVGWESLKYSTVSKGTRTIPIKSPYFGYVPVKAALLNFSVEKSCAEDFLKMAVSPQGLQIFSKYGIENKTK; encoded by the coding sequence TTGTTATTTTTTTGCCTTGCCGGATGCAGCCCGACTGAGCATCCTTTCGCTGAACAGAACGGCAAAAAGTATATTCTGGTCTACAGTTCACCTGTGCTTTCAGAACCTGTGGCAGAGATTGCGTCCGTTTATGAGAAGAGCGGCGATTGTGCCGTTGACATTCTCACCGGAGGGAGCGCACATCAGTTTCGGGCCATTGAGATAAGCAAAAAAGGTGATCTTTTCTTCACTTCCGTGGGGGAATATGCGGACGGTCTGAAAGAGAAGGGCATGGCTTCAGAGCCGTATACCCTTGGCAGAAACCGGCTAGTTTACTACGTTGCCTACGGAAACCCCATGGGTATTGACGGAAACCTCAGCTGGCTGGAAAATGACAGTATCAGGCTGGTCATCGGTTCGTATCTGACGAGCGGAGCAGGGGAGCAGACCCACAGAACTTTACAGAAAGCCGGTATTCTGGAAAGGGTATCCGAATCTATCGATTTTCTTGCGCCGGATTCAAAATCACTTCTGAAATCTGTAGCGGACAACGAAGCCGATCTCGCAGTCGGATGGGAATCGCTTAAATACAGTACGGTTTCAAAAGGAACCCGGACAATCCCTATCAAATCACCTTATTTCGGCTATGTTCCCGTTAAGGCTGCTCTGCTGAATTTTTCCGTTGAAAAGTCCTGCGCCGAGGATTTCCTGAAAATGGCGGTGTCTCCGCAGGGACTTCAGATATTCTCCAAATACGGCATTGAGAATAAGACCAAATGA
- a CDS encoding nitrous oxide reductase accessory protein NosL, whose amino-acid sequence MKRLFLGVMLLFSLFAFAADMADEFDRSATGTPELLQTGADKSWCPVCGMNLPMYYKTNFAVKLKNGTAKQYCSIRCFAEDSGNISENIKEILTMDAAKEKFTNAKTAHYVIGSSAPGTMTNVSKYAFASLNDAKAFQKTYGGEIVNYDKVMKATLDTIQTDRDASAERKTKMMYPMGEKIYKSVCKPVEPSEFETISAMKAYIKNNAVCGELKEGQLQALSLYLWEVSRKNAPGYSVISVPEKAKCPVCGMFVAKYPKWAAQITYTDKKGAENSLYFDGMKDLIKFKESPAKWGKYKGIKITKVLVTDYYSGKAIDGTAAFYVSGSDVYGPMGHELIPFESEKNAKTFMTDHNGKEIVKYADIKASKIK is encoded by the coding sequence ATGAAAAGATTATTTTTAGGTGTTATGCTTCTGTTCAGCTTATTCGCCTTTGCGGCCGATATGGCCGATGAGTTCGACAGAAGCGCAACAGGCACTCCCGAACTTCTGCAGACCGGAGCAGACAAGAGCTGGTGCCCTGTATGTGGAATGAATCTGCCCATGTACTACAAAACCAATTTCGCCGTTAAGCTGAAAAACGGAACAGCAAAACAATACTGCTCAATAAGGTGTTTTGCTGAGGATTCCGGCAATATATCCGAAAACATAAAAGAGATTCTGACCATGGATGCGGCCAAAGAAAAGTTTACTAATGCTAAAACAGCTCACTATGTAATCGGAAGCTCCGCTCCCGGTACCATGACAAACGTCAGCAAATATGCCTTCGCCTCCCTGAACGATGCAAAGGCCTTCCAGAAGACATACGGCGGCGAGATAGTCAACTATGACAAGGTAATGAAGGCAACTCTGGACACCATTCAGACCGACAGGGACGCATCCGCCGAGCGCAAAACCAAAATGATGTACCCCATGGGTGAAAAGATATATAAATCTGTCTGTAAGCCCGTTGAGCCTTCCGAGTTTGAAACCATCAGCGCAATGAAGGCATATATTAAGAACAACGCAGTCTGCGGCGAACTGAAAGAGGGTCAGCTTCAAGCACTATCTCTGTACCTCTGGGAGGTAAGCAGAAAGAACGCCCCCGGCTACAGCGTCATATCCGTTCCTGAGAAAGCAAAATGCCCAGTCTGCGGAATGTTTGTTGCGAAATATCCCAAATGGGCGGCACAGATAACCTATACAGACAAAAAAGGTGCTGAAAACAGCCTCTATTTTGACGGCATGAAGGATCTCATCAAGTTCAAAGAGAGCCCTGCAAAATGGGGAAAATATAAGGGTATAAAAATAACTAAGGTGCTCGTAACCGACTATTACAGTGGGAAGGCAATTGACGGCACTGCGGCGTTTTATGTTTCCGGCTCCGATGTTTACGGCCCGATGGGACACGAGCTTATCCCGTTTGAATCAGAGAAGAACGCAAAAACATTCATGACAGACCATAACGGAAAAGAGATCGTGAAATATGCGGATATCAAGGCTTCAAAGATAAAGTGA
- a CDS encoding ABC transporter permease, whose product MKAGLFELALSSLSGRRSKSIFVFLILTLLIFICSSVFFITASLRAESVYSADAAADITVRTDRGGRTELIKESYAEEILLIPGVEYAAPMYTGLYHFEYLKSNLIIVGIDPFAEQYSEDFSKAVTKLPSTTNWMVTGEKLSETLKAMYNKQSFSFALPNGEYLELPVAGTFKPASQMMSSSAILTDIDSARQILGIPEGRASYIAVYTGNPDETDNIAQKIAGMYPDTRVTTKKQRLAAEGNLFDFRSGVFMLIFSVSLFTFFIIVFDRASGLTAEERRETAILKAVGYAPSDIITVRLYEALIISVLAILTAVSLAMLYVYGMQAPLLKSVFTGYSYLRPEFALPFVFPAREMALTCLTVIPVYAAAVIIPAWRASVTDAHESLR is encoded by the coding sequence ATGAAAGCGGGACTTTTCGAACTTGCTCTCTCCTCTCTGAGCGGGCGAAGGTCAAAATCAATCTTTGTTTTCCTGATACTCACTCTGCTGATATTCATCTGCTCATCGGTTTTTTTCATAACTGCCTCGCTGAGAGCCGAAAGCGTTTATAGTGCCGATGCTGCCGCCGACATAACCGTCCGCACGGACAGAGGCGGCCGGACAGAGCTGATAAAGGAGTCCTATGCGGAGGAGATACTGCTTATTCCGGGTGTTGAATATGCCGCACCCATGTATACGGGGCTGTATCATTTTGAATATCTTAAATCCAACCTCATAATAGTCGGGATAGATCCATTTGCAGAGCAATACTCCGAGGACTTTTCAAAAGCGGTTACCAAACTCCCCTCCACAACTAACTGGATGGTCACAGGGGAAAAACTGTCCGAGACTCTGAAAGCGATGTACAACAAGCAGTCATTCAGCTTCGCCCTGCCGAATGGTGAATATCTGGAATTGCCTGTGGCAGGTACTTTTAAGCCGGCATCACAGATGATGTCATCATCCGCCATCCTCACCGACATCGATTCCGCCAGACAGATACTGGGGATACCTGAGGGAAGAGCTTCATACATCGCCGTTTACACCGGAAATCCCGATGAAACTGACAATATCGCACAGAAAATAGCCGGAATGTACCCTGACACAAGGGTCACCACAAAAAAACAACGGCTTGCGGCGGAGGGCAACCTTTTTGATTTCAGATCAGGGGTGTTCATGCTGATATTCTCCGTGAGTCTTTTCACCTTCTTCATAATAGTTTTCGACAGAGCTTCAGGCCTGACAGCCGAGGAGCGCAGAGAGACAGCTATTCTGAAGGCGGTGGGCTATGCCCCGTCCGACATAATTACAGTGCGGCTCTACGAAGCACTGATAATCTCGGTGTTGGCCATACTGACGGCGGTTTCGCTGGCCATGCTCTATGTTTACGGGATGCAGGCGCCTCTGCTGAAATCTGTTTTCACAGGCTATTCATACCTGAGGCCTGAGTTTGCCCTTCCGTTTGTTTTCCCGGCCAGGGAGATGGCGCTGACCTGTCTGACGGTGATACCTGTTTATGCGGCGGCGGTCATCATTCCCGCATGGAGGGCATCGGTAACGGATGCCCATGAGAGCCTGAGATGA
- a CDS encoding ABC transporter ATP-binding protein, which translates to MIRFVNVTKSYGEIVPLKDFSMDIPAGKTVILDGRSGSGKSTVLALAAALTRPDSGDIEVCGKLIAKLPEEFAAVFRRQRVGIIFQNYNLIPNLSVFDNITIPLLPSGVPFKEQKERAQAVMERLKIADRSAETVKKLSGGEQQRVAIARALINNPSVVLADEPTSNLDAKLTDSILDIFRGMKAEGRTILIATHDRAIIESGIADTIIRMEK; encoded by the coding sequence ATGATAAGATTTGTCAACGTCACCAAGAGCTACGGCGAGATAGTGCCGCTGAAAGATTTCAGCATGGATATCCCTGCCGGAAAAACAGTCATTCTGGACGGCAGGAGCGGAAGCGGAAAAAGCACCGTGCTTGCTCTGGCCGCTGCACTGACCAGACCCGACAGCGGAGATATCGAGGTCTGCGGAAAACTCATAGCCAAGCTGCCTGAGGAATTTGCCGCAGTTTTCAGACGGCAGAGAGTTGGCATAATATTCCAGAACTACAACCTGATACCCAATCTGTCGGTTTTCGACAACATAACCATCCCCCTGCTCCCCTCCGGCGTACCCTTTAAAGAGCAGAAAGAACGTGCGCAGGCTGTTATGGAGCGGCTGAAAATTGCCGACAGAAGCGCCGAGACGGTCAAAAAGCTGTCAGGCGGCGAACAGCAGCGGGTAGCCATCGCAAGGGCACTCATAAACAACCCGTCGGTTGTTCTGGCTGACGAGCCCACATCAAATCTGGATGCGAAACTCACCGACAGCATTCTCGATATATTCAGAGGAATGAAGGCCGAAGGCCGTACCATACTTATAGCCACCCACGACAGAGCCATCATAGAGAGCGGAATTGCGGACACGATAATCCGGATGGAAAAATGA
- the wrbA gene encoding NAD(P)H:quinone oxidoreductase codes for MANKVYVVFHSFYGHVFEMAKAVAEGAAKVADTEVTLFRVPETVDEETLKKAGAYDAQKAFAHIPVIDPAQLADADAVIFGTPTRFGNMSSQMRAFLDRTGGLWAKGGLIGKVGSVFVSTGTQHGGQETTITSFHTTLLHHGMVIVGVPYSQPGLTIMSEITGGSPYGAGTLAAADGSRMPSANELEIARFQGEHVARISAKLK; via the coding sequence ATGGCAAATAAAGTTTATGTGGTTTTCCACAGTTTTTACGGACACGTTTTTGAAATGGCAAAGGCAGTGGCAGAAGGTGCCGCCAAGGTTGCGGATACGGAAGTGACACTGTTCAGAGTTCCTGAAACAGTTGACGAGGAAACGCTGAAAAAAGCCGGAGCATACGATGCTCAGAAGGCGTTTGCCCATATACCCGTGATAGACCCTGCACAGCTAGCGGATGCAGACGCTGTAATATTCGGCACACCCACCCGCTTCGGCAACATGAGCTCCCAGATGCGTGCTTTTCTCGACAGAACAGGTGGTCTCTGGGCGAAGGGCGGGCTGATTGGCAAGGTGGGAAGTGTTTTCGTGTCCACAGGCACACAGCACGGCGGACAGGAAACTACAATAACCAGTTTCCACACAACCCTGCTTCACCACGGAATGGTTATCGTGGGTGTTCCCTACAGCCAGCCGGGACTTACGATTATGTCTGAAATAACAGGCGGAAGCCCCTATGGAGCCGGAACCCTTGCGGCGGCGGACGGAAGCCGTATGCCCTCTGCAAACGAACTGGAGATAGCCAGATTTCAGGGTGAGCATGTGGCGAGAATTTCTGCTAAATTGAAATAG
- a CDS encoding response regulator transcription factor has product MAKTILDMKFVKDVRTVGNPGELPDAIREFKPDSLVVDIYSRNYGDDVLGSICANLAPEKIVLHTTRENKHLNYYNAVHGICHFVYAEDSVEVIKYSLEKCLSGGNGFMDDSFQGILTNRECEVLRLIALGKTSREIAEQLCISKNTVDTHRNKMLQKLNMANSASLVQFAYNTGLI; this is encoded by the coding sequence TTGGCAAAAACCATACTCGATATGAAGTTTGTAAAAGATGTGCGCACGGTTGGAAATCCGGGGGAATTGCCTGATGCCATTAGAGAATTTAAACCTGATTCTCTTGTGGTTGATATCTATTCCAGAAACTACGGTGACGATGTTCTCGGTTCCATTTGCGCAAATCTTGCGCCCGAAAAGATAGTTTTACACACCACAAGAGAAAATAAGCACCTTAATTATTATAATGCGGTTCACGGCATCTGCCATTTTGTTTATGCCGAGGACAGTGTTGAAGTTATCAAATATTCACTGGAAAAATGCCTGTCCGGCGGCAACGGATTTATGGACGACAGCTTTCAGGGGATCCTTACCAACAGAGAGTGCGAGGTTCTTCGCCTGATAGCTCTCGGCAAAACAAGCAGAGAGATCGCCGAACAGCTCTGCATCAGCAAAAACACAGTGGATACCCACCGTAACAAGATGCTCCAGAAACTAAACATGGCCAATTCGGCTTCACTGGTTCAGTTCGCTTATAACACAGGTCTTATATAA
- a CDS encoding inositol monophosphatase family protein has protein sequence MLSKIEKAVLKAGEHLLKGFNGTKEVSLKGKIDLVTQYDVEVERILLNELSFMGGEYGFVAEESAAGRTEKKKAVYIDPIDGTTNFVHGFPFCCISVGVYNGSEGEYGIVYNPVMNELFKAEAGGGAFLNGERIHCSVKTRAVDCLTATGFPYGIAEGKGGDILKILERILANTRGIRRAGSAALDLCYTARGVFDAYYEFNLSPWDIAGGAVIAREAGCVVSGMKQGESPDLYEKFILAASEGVHGEFLSIIKNI, from the coding sequence ATGCTTTCAAAGATTGAAAAAGCTGTTTTAAAAGCAGGGGAGCACCTGCTTAAAGGATTCAACGGAACCAAAGAGGTTTCGCTTAAGGGTAAAATAGACCTTGTTACGCAGTATGATGTGGAAGTGGAGAGGATTCTTCTTAATGAACTGTCGTTCATGGGCGGCGAATACGGATTTGTTGCCGAGGAATCAGCCGCCGGGCGTACTGAGAAGAAAAAGGCTGTGTATATAGATCCTATAGACGGCACTACCAATTTTGTTCACGGTTTCCCCTTCTGCTGTATATCGGTGGGGGTATATAACGGTTCCGAGGGAGAATACGGCATTGTCTATAATCCTGTGATGAACGAGCTTTTCAAGGCAGAGGCCGGCGGCGGCGCATTTCTGAACGGAGAGAGGATACACTGCTCTGTAAAAACAAGGGCGGTGGATTGTCTGACGGCCACAGGCTTTCCATATGGGATTGCAGAAGGGAAGGGCGGCGACATACTGAAAATACTGGAAAGGATACTGGCAAACACCAGAGGCATACGCAGAGCTGGTTCTGCGGCTCTTGATCTGTGTTACACGGCAAGAGGAGTATTTGATGCTTACTATGAATTTAATTTAAGTCCATGGGATATAGCCGGCGGAGCGGTCATTGCCAGGGAGGCCGGATGTGTCGTTTCCGGAATGAAGCAGGGGGAGTCCCCCGATCTCTATGAAAAGTTTATTTTAGCCGCATCAGAAGGCGTTCACGGAGAATTTTTATCCATCATCAAAAACATATAA
- the zapE gene encoding AFG1/ZapE family ATPase → MTNAEKYIDLSGISFDISVEQCFENLRPHPKFSRCTFENYIPDENYPTQSQIKSLLQNTLEQMKTYSPAQQTQGKSLFGFLKSKKTSNGSEKPNNIYIDGSYGIGKTHLLSSCYNTCERGSKAFMSFGEMNYYFHYLGVEKCIEHFSDLSLLLIDEFELDDPAMTHIMAKFFREINKNTLIITTSNTLPNELGKLRFQTDNFTKQLGDIAGSFETIIVEGEDYRKRNKIWMKNVSEDSFLDAFAMYTAESKAKSKITFENLIKILESTHPFKYFVIPEAVEAIFIDGLMPFPNLNNALRFNQLIDHCYYYNTKLFIRSPHQLSDIFPPELIESSFQKKLLRCLSRLDELAVFFKI, encoded by the coding sequence ATGACTAATGCTGAAAAGTACATAGACTTGAGCGGTATATCCTTTGACATATCAGTGGAACAATGTTTTGAAAATCTGAGACCCCATCCAAAGTTCTCAAGATGTACCTTCGAAAACTATATTCCCGACGAGAACTATCCCACACAATCGCAGATAAAGTCTCTGCTCCAGAACACTCTGGAACAGATGAAAACATACTCCCCCGCTCAGCAGACACAGGGAAAATCTCTTTTCGGATTCCTCAAAAGTAAAAAGACTTCAAACGGTTCGGAAAAGCCCAACAACATATATATCGACGGAAGCTACGGTATAGGCAAAACCCACCTTTTAAGCTCCTGCTACAACACCTGTGAGCGGGGCAGCAAAGCTTTTATGAGCTTCGGCGAGATGAACTACTATTTCCATTATCTTGGCGTTGAGAAATGCATTGAGCACTTCTCAGACCTCAGCCTGCTCCTCATAGACGAATTTGAGCTGGACGACCCCGCCATGACCCATATCATGGCTAAGTTTTTCAGAGAGATAAACAAAAACACACTGATAATCACCACCTCCAACACCCTGCCCAACGAACTGGGAAAGCTGAGATTCCAGACAGATAACTTTACAAAGCAGCTCGGAGATATCGCCGGAAGCTTTGAAACCATCATAGTTGAGGGTGAGGACTACAGAAAACGCAATAAGATATGGATGAAAAACGTATCGGAAGACAGTTTTCTGGACGCTTTCGCTATGTATACTGCGGAAAGCAAGGCAAAATCCAAGATAACCTTTGAAAATCTGATCAAAATACTGGAATCCACCCATCCGTTCAAATATTTCGTTATCCCTGAAGCGGTGGAGGCGATATTCATTGACGGACTGATGCCCTTCCCTAACCTGAACAATGCGCTGAGGTTCAACCAGCTGATAGACCACTGCTACTACTACAACACAAAGCTTTTCATCAGAAGCCCTCATCAGCTTTCTGACATTTTCCCTCCGGAACTGATAGAGTCCAGCTTCCAGAAAAAACTGCTCAGATGCCTCTCCAGACTGGATGAGCTTGCGGTGTTCTTTAAGATCTAA
- a CDS encoding helix-turn-helix domain-containing protein encodes MEDIEIKIGERVRKIRNERGLTLQDVANFTGFSKALISQIENNIVMPPINTLGKIAKVLNVKMTYFFEEEVNQNDFFIVRSEEKKFIYREGVKHGYMYEELAKIKSFDYMDWLLVTVKPEKMDEKLFSHEGFEYMYVVQGGIKMKLGSEDIDLNEGDSIAFNSKIPHAAVTLDNRTALILNAHLKIEKLTEAIKNG; translated from the coding sequence ATGGAAGACATAGAAATCAAGATCGGTGAACGTGTACGAAAAATCCGTAACGAACGAGGGCTGACCCTTCAGGACGTTGCAAACTTCACCGGTTTTTCAAAAGCACTCATATCTCAGATAGAGAACAACATTGTCATGCCCCCCATCAACACCCTTGGGAAAATAGCAAAGGTTCTAAACGTCAAGATGACATATTTCTTTGAAGAAGAAGTTAACCAGAACGATTTTTTCATCGTCCGAAGCGAAGAGAAAAAATTCATCTACAGGGAAGGTGTTAAGCACGGCTATATGTATGAAGAGCTTGCGAAGATAAAGTCGTTCGACTATATGGACTGGCTCCTTGTGACAGTTAAGCCGGAGAAGATGGACGAGAAGCTGTTCAGCCACGAAGGATTCGAATATATGTACGTTGTTCAGGGCGGAATAAAAATGAAGCTCGGCAGTGAAGATATAGACCTCAACGAGGGCGATTCCATAGCCTTCAACTCAAAGATACCCCATGCTGCCGTAACTCTGGACAACAGAACGGCACTTATCCTCAACGCTCACCTTAAGATAGAGAAGCTGACGGAAGCCATTAAGAACGGCTAG
- a CDS encoding endonuclease MutS2 produces the protein MIHLDTLEFGLFKKYMEKGFSSALAKGRLNALKPYYALDKIERYKSELSEALSYVSVSDVYIPKDEDFLNLLPRLNDPLLFLEPDELLIFAGFFSGVRDIKKGLIEFGANSLKLYLSEISTLSEITDRIEDTVNDMGEVKDGASHKLSEIRSELKSLRRQVQRELAGVFAMNSASKFIQEQVITERSGRFTVPCKTNFKQYIQGIVHDRSASGQTFFVEPSSTVGLNNAIQEFLALEREETVRLLKEIADSIFEAHGRIETTVEAYTEVVFHLETAGFYKNKDFVFPDFSDSVVFRDVHHPVIFLEKGKDSVPLDFSMKGGEFTAVITGPNTGGKTAALKSIGLNHILGKCGLPLFGKYAEIVNFNHILADIGDNQSLVMDLSTFSAHMTNIRDILKTADSQSLVLLDEAGTGTEPREGSALAVAVCRKLSAKRAKTVVTTHFSELKTHALKEDDAVIYAVDFDYTDFSPRYRLLRGVSGKSDPLVIAKRLKFPADVIEAANDIIEQHKSDAEVSVEEIGRMQAEIVSKTKDLEILQAQLKEKEEFIELREQELNEKLAKKESELLEEALRLYHRAKKYAEKPHKVKETVEEDIQKAETKLGKVKKVIKPVEGVKVGDVIHLEKYDKSGKVLSIDGDSARMDIGGLKISIKLKELIGKKMDNKDTKKDVLVSKNVAPSAKHELLLVGKRVEEALDILDKTLDESVLAGLNRLYVVHGRGTGQLRSAIQEFLRSDPRVRAYKTASNEEGGQAVTVIDF, from the coding sequence ATGATTCATTTAGACACCTTAGAGTTCGGATTATTCAAAAAATATATGGAAAAGGGGTTCAGCTCAGCTCTGGCAAAGGGCAGGCTGAACGCCCTGAAACCCTACTACGCACTGGACAAGATAGAGAGGTATAAATCGGAGCTGAGCGAAGCTCTGAGCTATGTCTCCGTGTCCGATGTATACATACCGAAGGACGAAGATTTTCTAAATCTTCTTCCCCGTCTTAACGACCCCCTGCTTTTCCTTGAACCGGATGAACTGCTTATATTTGCAGGTTTTTTCAGCGGTGTGAGGGATATCAAAAAAGGGCTTATCGAGTTCGGAGCCAACAGCCTAAAGCTGTATCTGAGTGAGATATCCACCCTTTCGGAGATAACCGACCGGATAGAAGACACTGTGAACGACATGGGCGAGGTCAAAGACGGCGCATCACACAAGCTGTCCGAGATACGCAGTGAGCTGAAATCCCTGCGCAGACAGGTGCAGAGAGAGCTTGCGGGCGTTTTTGCCATGAACTCCGCATCAAAGTTCATTCAGGAACAGGTCATAACCGAGCGCAGCGGACGTTTCACCGTTCCCTGCAAAACCAATTTCAAACAGTATATTCAGGGTATCGTCCACGACCGTTCGGCCAGCGGACAGACCTTTTTTGTTGAGCCGTCATCAACTGTGGGGCTTAACAATGCCATACAGGAGTTTCTTGCCCTTGAGCGTGAGGAGACCGTTCGTCTGCTGAAAGAGATAGCCGACAGCATCTTCGAGGCTCACGGCAGGATAGAGACCACTGTGGAGGCGTACACCGAGGTTGTTTTCCATCTGGAAACGGCCGGATTTTATAAGAATAAAGATTTTGTGTTTCCTGATTTTTCCGATTCCGTGGTTTTCCGTGATGTGCATCACCCCGTAATCTTCCTTGAAAAGGGAAAGGATTCTGTTCCTCTGGATTTTTCCATGAAAGGCGGAGAGTTTACGGCTGTGATCACCGGACCTAACACAGGCGGAAAGACGGCGGCACTGAAATCCATCGGCCTGAACCATATTCTGGGCAAATGCGGGCTTCCGCTGTTCGGAAAATATGCCGAAATAGTCAACTTTAATCATATTCTGGCGGATATCGGCGATAACCAGTCACTTGTGATGGATCTGTCCACCTTCTCCGCCCACATGACGAATATCAGGGATATTCTGAAAACTGCAGACTCCCAGAGTCTCGTTCTGCTGGACGAAGCTGGAACGGGAACCGAACCCAGGGAGGGTTCCGCTCTGGCCGTTGCCGTCTGCCGGAAACTGTCTGCGAAACGGGCAAAGACCGTGGTCACAACCCACTTTTCCGAGCTAAAGACCCACGCTCTGAAAGAGGACGACGCCGTAATTTATGCGGTGGACTTCGACTATACCGATTTTTCTCCCCGCTACAGGCTGCTGAGGGGCGTGTCAGGCAAATCCGACCCCCTTGTCATAGCAAAGCGTCTTAAATTCCCTGCGGACGTTATAGAGGCCGCCAACGACATCATAGAACAGCATAAGAGCGATGCGGAGGTCTCCGTTGAGGAGATAGGCCGCATGCAGGCGGAGATAGTCAGCAAAACCAAAGACCTTGAGATTCTTCAGGCTCAGCTGAAAGAGAAAGAGGAGTTCATCGAACTGCGTGAGCAGGAACTGAACGAAAAACTGGCCAAGAAAGAGTCGGAACTGCTTGAGGAAGCACTCAGGCTGTATCACAGAGCTAAAAAATACGCCGAAAAACCCCACAAGGTCAAAGAGACAGTGGAAGAGGATATTCAGAAGGCGGAGACCAAGCTTGGCAAGGTCAAAAAGGTCATTAAGCCTGTTGAGGGCGTAAAGGTCGGCGATGTTATCCACCTTGAAAAATATGATAAATCCGGCAAGGTCTTAAGCATTGACGGCGACAGCGCCAGAATGGATATCGGCGGACTTAAAATCTCAATCAAGCTGAAAGAGCTTATCGGCAAGAAAATGGACAACAAGGACACGAAAAAGGATGTTCTGGTGTCCAAAAACGTTGCCCCTTCGGCTAAGCACGAGCTTCTGCTGGTTGGCAAGCGTGTTGAGGAGGCTCTGGACATTCTGGACAAGACTCTGGACGAATCTGTTTTGGCGGGACTGAACAGGCTCTATGTGGTGCACGGAAGGGGCACGGGACAGCTTCGAAGCGCTATTCAGGAGTTTCTCAGGAGCGATCCGAGGGTCAGGGCATATAAAACTGCTTCAAACGAAGAGGGCGGTCAGGCTGTCACTGTCATAGATTTTTAA
- a CDS encoding CvpA family protein yields MGIIDVVVLVIIGIVAFKGFMKGLVMEIFGMIALMFGFLASFQYSSVFGSQLAVFGMSEKTNQALGYVAAFLVSYGVVMFLGTLLSRLFKEVKLGWLNQGVGALFGGMKAAAILSVFLSFMLTTLAPDSSVRASMKDGSVSRKLADFAPSVYNLMNRASTVKRNNPFELPSAEEVQQAIEDANMEAVKQSAEAVKNTAKAAVKDAAKAKAEETVKQAPAKKKSILEEEFQKN; encoded by the coding sequence ATGGGAATAATTGACGTTGTAGTCCTTGTAATAATCGGCATAGTCGCCTTCAAAGGCTTTATGAAAGGCCTTGTGATGGAGATCTTCGGCATGATAGCCCTTATGTTCGGCTTTCTTGCTTCGTTCCAGTATTCATCCGTATTCGGAAGCCAGCTTGCGGTTTTCGGCATGTCCGAAAAGACAAATCAGGCGCTGGGCTACGTTGCGGCGTTTCTGGTTTCATACGGAGTTGTCATGTTTCTGGGCACACTTCTGTCCAGATTGTTCAAAGAGGTTAAGCTCGGCTGGCTGAATCAGGGCGTGGGCGCACTCTTCGGCGGAATGAAGGCGGCGGCAATACTCAGCGTTTTCCTGAGCTTCATGCTGACCACCCTTGCTCCCGACAGCAGTGTCAGAGCCAGCATGAAAGACGGCTCGGTCTCCAGAAAACTGGCGGATTTTGCCCCCAGCGTTTACAACCTGATGAACAGGGCATCCACCGTTAAAAGAAACAATCCTTTCGAACTGCCCTCTGCGGAAGAGGTTCAGCAGGCCATAGAGGATGCGAACATGGAGGCTGTGAAACAGTCGGCGGAAGCTGTTAAGAACACTGCGAAAGCGGCTGTTAAAGATGCGGCGAAGGCAAAGGCCGAAGAGACGGTTAAACAGGCTCCAGCGAAGAAAAAGAGCATACTTGAGGAAGAATTCCAGAAAAACTGA